From a region of the Corallococcus coralloides DSM 2259 genome:
- a CDS encoding OmpP1/FadL family transporter translates to MKKTLSLVAILAAGTSQAAGFQVDTHSARATGAGGAATAWLEDSSSIYYNVANMVGVKKLDITLGDTGILPSITFQRPNMEAEGQRTTLSPPPHLFVVYKPFEKAAFGVGVFTPYGARSRWEEGFSGRFRGYESSLATYYINPSFAYELHPRFRFGAGLDIARATIELTRGLDFVNSEGSVHLGGADWGSGFNIGVQAKLLDNLDMGLHYRSAIDIAFQGQADFQNIPVEFQSRLTDQKAHADVVLPSTVTAGLAYRPLNNLLLAFDASWVDWSTFSELAIRFENPSIDNPLPKRWRAKWKYSLGGEYGVTDALQVRLGFTYDPSPSPNNTLTPDLPDANRFKVSVGAGYQFKPFRADLGYQFVALADKESTAPGMPGTYSGNAHVLGLTLGFNLQ, encoded by the coding sequence ATGAAAAAGACACTCTCCCTCGTGGCGATCCTGGCGGCCGGTACCAGCCAGGCCGCGGGATTCCAGGTCGACACCCACAGCGCTCGCGCCACCGGCGCGGGCGGCGCCGCCACGGCATGGCTGGAGGACTCGTCCTCCATCTATTACAACGTGGCGAACATGGTCGGCGTGAAGAAGCTCGACATCACGCTCGGCGACACGGGCATCCTCCCCAGCATCACGTTCCAGCGGCCGAACATGGAGGCGGAAGGGCAGCGCACCACGCTGTCTCCTCCCCCGCACCTGTTCGTGGTCTACAAGCCGTTCGAGAAGGCGGCGTTCGGCGTCGGCGTGTTCACGCCGTACGGCGCGCGCAGCCGCTGGGAGGAGGGCTTCAGCGGCCGCTTCCGCGGCTACGAGTCCTCGCTGGCGACGTACTACATCAACCCGTCGTTCGCGTATGAGCTGCACCCGCGCTTCCGCTTCGGCGCGGGTCTGGACATCGCCCGGGCCACCATCGAGCTGACGCGCGGCCTGGACTTCGTGAACAGCGAGGGCTCCGTCCACCTGGGCGGCGCGGACTGGGGCTCCGGCTTCAACATCGGCGTGCAGGCCAAGCTGCTGGACAACCTGGACATGGGCCTGCACTACCGCAGCGCCATCGACATCGCGTTCCAGGGCCAGGCGGACTTCCAGAACATCCCGGTGGAGTTCCAGAGCCGGCTGACGGACCAGAAGGCGCACGCGGACGTCGTCCTGCCGTCCACCGTGACGGCGGGCCTGGCGTACCGGCCGCTGAACAACCTGCTGCTGGCGTTCGACGCGAGCTGGGTGGACTGGTCCACGTTCTCGGAGCTGGCCATCCGCTTCGAGAACCCGTCCATCGACAACCCGCTGCCCAAGCGCTGGCGTGCGAAGTGGAAGTACTCGCTGGGCGGTGAGTACGGCGTGACGGACGCGCTGCAGGTGCGCCTGGGCTTCACGTACGACCCGTCCCCCAGCCCCAACAACACGCTGACGCCGGACCTCCCGGACGCCAACCGCTTCAAGGTGTCCGTGGGCGCGGGCTACCAGTTCAAGCCGTTCCGCGCGGACCTGGGCTACCAGTTCGTCGCGCTGGCGGACAAGGAGAGCACGGCCCCGGGCATGCCGGGCACGTACTCCGGCAACGCGCACGTGCTGGGCCTGACGCTGGGCTTCAACCTCCAGTAA
- a CDS encoding cyclic nucleotide-binding domain-containing protein codes for MADLKSRAAALAANGELDAALAAYQDALRADPGDPELHQRVAELLEWLERTPEAAHAYDDAALAWTRAGGLLRAVAATVLSRGLRGARPKTVRAVAERFALPPGALAPTFAWVADGKDPGVPVLSGVGRDAFVALVEALEVRAFWPGQRVVEEGQPGDSMFALVEGRAEVTRRVEGNARQVVATLGPGDFFGEVALVSEGPRLASVEVRERSVLLEFKRPSLARVSAAHPEVDAAVHAFYQRRLVDNLLRTSPLFTNLSPALKQAMSREFDLRAVPAGQVLLTQGQPGDAFYLLLRGQCQLSLEQPGRIVLLPELREGDVFGEISLLLDKPVSATVRTKTACVVLRLERAAFERHVVSQPGLKGQLMRMGTERLQQTAKALFV; via the coding sequence ATGGCGGACCTCAAATCCCGGGCGGCGGCCCTCGCCGCGAACGGTGAGCTGGACGCGGCGCTGGCCGCCTACCAGGACGCACTGCGTGCGGACCCCGGCGATCCGGAGCTGCACCAGCGCGTCGCGGAGCTGCTCGAGTGGCTGGAGCGCACCCCGGAGGCCGCCCACGCCTACGACGACGCGGCGCTCGCCTGGACCCGCGCGGGAGGGCTGCTGCGCGCGGTGGCCGCCACGGTGCTGTCGCGGGGCCTGCGGGGCGCGCGTCCCAAGACGGTGCGCGCGGTGGCGGAGCGCTTCGCCCTGCCGCCCGGCGCGCTGGCCCCCACCTTCGCCTGGGTGGCTGACGGCAAGGACCCGGGCGTGCCCGTGCTGTCCGGCGTGGGGCGCGACGCCTTCGTGGCGCTGGTGGAGGCGCTGGAGGTGCGCGCCTTCTGGCCGGGCCAGCGCGTGGTGGAGGAGGGACAGCCGGGCGACTCCATGTTCGCGCTGGTGGAGGGCCGCGCGGAGGTGACGCGCCGGGTGGAGGGCAACGCGCGCCAGGTCGTGGCCACGCTGGGGCCGGGGGACTTCTTCGGCGAGGTGGCGCTGGTGTCCGAAGGGCCCAGGCTGGCCAGCGTGGAGGTGCGTGAGCGCTCCGTGCTGCTGGAGTTCAAGCGCCCCTCCCTGGCCCGCGTCAGCGCGGCGCACCCGGAGGTGGACGCGGCCGTGCACGCCTTCTACCAGCGCCGGCTGGTGGACAACCTGCTGCGCACCAGCCCCCTGTTCACCAACCTGTCGCCCGCGCTGAAGCAGGCGATGTCGCGCGAGTTCGACCTGCGCGCCGTGCCCGCGGGCCAGGTGCTCCTCACGCAGGGGCAGCCGGGCGACGCCTTCTACCTGCTCCTGCGCGGCCAGTGTCAGCTGTCACTGGAGCAGCCGGGCCGCATCGTGTTGCTGCCGGAGCTGCGCGAAGGCGACGTGTTCGGTGAAATCTCCCTGCTGCTGGACAAGCCCGTGTCCGCGACGGTGCGCACGAAGACAGCGTGCGTGGTGCTGCGCCTGGAGCGCGCCGCCTTCGAGCGGCACGTCGTGAGCCAGCCCGGCCTCAAGGGCCAGCTCATGCGCATGGGCACGGAGCGCCTCCAGCAGACCGCGAAGGCGCTCTTCGTTTGA
- a CDS encoding YecA family protein, producing MSPSKPGRNDPCPCGSGKKYKACHAAEDRAKAAPPPTAPAHPLKQDLEAAMSLLGDADVSRLSQALEHLGVLLQAAGPQPGLRYDDKAFSDHVGQALAKLAAQEGLDALEARNSLRVGVVRELGTRGFQEKLGAGLLAQAAKSGRTPEERRALCVGALLATAAKKTGKVRPEDNPVLDVVFDVQFREWSQKHAEVVRKYESLVAGMEQEDLTPEASEALRKAEAGELDALVKHVQADPALVERISREAKERAQRVEAKLRDPATPSVFSPEEELWLTVALWEPLRAMKSQPKEPEARRQVIAALLRAVKGAVDADFLEGMLERMREGAKDPAADEPTREWLTDAAIAFEAEPARLVLAALLTARQEAKGRSAEELVALADLKALPAWTPEQLEPYRQLLEKEGRASGAERIRRAQDWLREHPVQLDAEA from the coding sequence GTGAGCCCTTCCAAGCCCGGCCGCAACGACCCGTGCCCCTGTGGCAGCGGGAAGAAGTACAAGGCCTGTCATGCCGCCGAGGACCGCGCGAAAGCCGCGCCGCCTCCCACCGCCCCCGCCCACCCGCTGAAGCAGGACCTGGAGGCGGCCATGTCGCTCCTGGGCGACGCGGACGTGTCCCGCCTGTCCCAGGCGCTGGAGCACCTGGGCGTGCTGCTCCAGGCCGCGGGGCCCCAGCCGGGGCTCCGCTATGACGACAAGGCCTTCAGCGACCACGTGGGCCAGGCGCTCGCGAAGCTGGCCGCGCAGGAAGGCCTGGACGCACTGGAGGCGCGTAACAGCCTGCGCGTGGGCGTGGTGCGGGAGCTGGGCACGCGCGGCTTCCAGGAGAAGCTGGGCGCGGGGCTGCTCGCGCAGGCGGCGAAGAGCGGACGCACGCCGGAGGAGCGGCGCGCGCTGTGCGTGGGCGCGCTCCTGGCCACGGCGGCGAAGAAGACGGGCAAGGTGCGGCCGGAGGACAACCCCGTGCTGGACGTCGTCTTCGACGTGCAGTTCCGCGAGTGGAGCCAGAAGCACGCGGAGGTGGTGCGCAAGTACGAGTCCCTGGTCGCGGGCATGGAGCAGGAGGACCTCACGCCCGAGGCCTCGGAGGCGCTGCGCAAGGCGGAGGCCGGCGAGCTGGACGCGCTGGTGAAGCACGTGCAGGCGGACCCCGCGCTGGTGGAGCGCATCTCGCGCGAGGCGAAGGAGCGCGCGCAGCGGGTGGAGGCGAAGCTGCGCGACCCGGCCACGCCGTCCGTCTTCTCTCCGGAAGAGGAGCTGTGGCTCACCGTCGCGCTGTGGGAGCCGCTGCGCGCGATGAAGTCCCAGCCCAAGGAGCCGGAAGCGCGGAGGCAGGTCATCGCCGCGCTCCTGCGCGCGGTGAAGGGCGCGGTGGACGCGGACTTCCTCGAAGGGATGCTGGAGCGCATGCGCGAGGGAGCGAAGGACCCGGCGGCGGACGAGCCCACGCGCGAGTGGCTCACCGACGCGGCCATCGCCTTCGAGGCGGAGCCCGCGCGGCTGGTGCTGGCGGCGCTGCTCACCGCGCGGCAGGAGGCGAAGGGACGGAGCGCGGAGGAGCTGGTGGCGCTCGCGGACCTGAAGGCCCTGCCCGCGTGGACGCCGGAGCAGCTGGAGCCCTACCGGCAGCTCCTGGAGAAGGAGGGCCGCGCATCCGGCGCCGAGCGGATCCGCCGCGCGCAGGACTGGCTGCGCGAGCACCCCGTGCAGCTGGACGCGGAGGCCTGA
- a CDS encoding cyclic nucleotide-binding domain-containing protein: MSARVSGRDDKAVTPDDSNVGDVAAGPGSSVTRGVWARVMKGAVEDAVRAYEAMGAGQRERVLEEALVVPADTRTRLVEVLRQARDFAGAARLLESDGDDRGAAPLYEQAGAPLLAAEAWLRVGEQARAAAAFERAGSLEQALSLYQALGARESLAHLLGRMHRPMEAAQVFRVLGNAHAELEMLRAVPADDAQRPEAVLRMCELLDAEGATWRALVLLADGIKHASGAGLLLLQAEQARLLQQLGLASAPEGSVAAEKAPPVVDGYGYLKAIPIFDGLSLEDMRDLYRLARPVLVPAGTTVLEKGAKGMGLVVLLEGMVSVSTGPGPDARQLNMLGPGAFLGEISLILDSPVTAHVRAHTVVRALRVTRTDFQYFLETHEAAALRIYRLFTQSLAERVKALSG; this comes from the coding sequence TTGTCCGCCAGGGTGTCCGGGAGGGACGACAAGGCCGTGACTCCAGACGATTCGAACGTGGGTGACGTGGCCGCGGGCCCTGGCTCCAGCGTCACGCGGGGCGTGTGGGCGCGGGTGATGAAGGGCGCGGTGGAGGACGCGGTGCGTGCCTACGAGGCGATGGGCGCGGGGCAGCGCGAGCGGGTCCTGGAGGAGGCGCTGGTGGTGCCCGCCGACACGCGCACCCGGCTGGTGGAGGTGCTGCGGCAGGCGCGCGACTTCGCGGGCGCGGCGCGGCTGCTGGAGTCGGATGGAGACGACCGGGGCGCGGCGCCGCTGTACGAACAGGCGGGAGCGCCGCTCCTTGCGGCGGAGGCGTGGCTGAGGGTGGGGGAGCAGGCCCGCGCGGCGGCGGCCTTCGAGCGGGCCGGTTCGCTGGAGCAGGCGCTGTCGCTGTACCAGGCGCTGGGCGCGCGCGAGTCGCTGGCGCACCTCCTGGGCCGCATGCACCGGCCCATGGAGGCGGCGCAGGTGTTCCGGGTGCTGGGCAACGCGCACGCGGAGCTGGAGATGCTGCGCGCGGTGCCCGCGGACGACGCTCAGCGGCCGGAGGCGGTCCTGCGCATGTGCGAGCTGCTGGACGCGGAGGGCGCGACGTGGCGCGCGCTGGTGCTCCTGGCGGACGGCATCAAGCACGCGTCGGGGGCGGGGCTGCTGCTGCTCCAGGCGGAGCAGGCGCGGCTGCTCCAGCAGCTGGGGCTCGCGTCGGCGCCGGAGGGCTCGGTCGCGGCGGAGAAGGCGCCGCCGGTGGTGGATGGCTATGGCTATCTGAAAGCCATTCCCATCTTCGATGGTCTGTCTTTGGAAGACATGCGCGACCTCTACCGCCTGGCCCGGCCCGTGCTGGTGCCTGCGGGGACGACGGTGCTGGAGAAGGGCGCGAAGGGGATGGGGCTGGTGGTGCTGCTGGAGGGCATGGTGAGCGTGTCCACCGGCCCGGGCCCGGACGCGCGCCAGCTCAACATGCTGGGGCCGGGCGCGTTCCTGGGGGAGATTTCCCTCATCCTGGACAGCCCGGTGACCGCGCACGTGCGCGCGCACACGGTGGTGCGCGCCCTGCGCGTCACGCGGACGGACTTCCAATACTTCCTGGAGACGCACGAGGCCGCGGCCCTGCGCATCTACCGGCTCTTCACCCAGAGCCTGGCGGAGCGCGTGAAGGCGCTGAGCGGGTGA